AGAATGAAGCATCCGTCAATTAATACAACTTCTGCAAGCTCCTTGTGTCCCTTGTCTTTGTGGCTCATCCTTTTAGCGTAGCATCCACGAATTTGTGAGTCTAAATCATAAACAGCACTCGTGCACTCTTTCCAACACTCTAGAAACTGCTGACGATCTTCAATTCTCtgaaataagtgatgcatgtaAGCCCATTTACGCTCTCTCATGGCTGCAAGGTCATGGTTGCCTAGATGCAAAGGACCAATTGAGACAATGCGACAGTTGTAGGCCTCATCCTTCACTCGTCGAAGTCTCGTTGGAACCGTGTGGATGCTCAGACATCCAGAACCACTTTCCACCTTGCGGTGAAGCTTTTCAGTAATCTCCCGATGCCACTCTTTCTTCTTGTCAATTTCTTCTACTTGCTGTTTGAATTTGTTTCGTGAGACAGAATGTAAATATGACAGAATACACATATACTTGTATTATTTGTTCATTTTTAGGTGTGCTTGAAATATGAGAGCTACAAAATGAAACAGAGTGGATCGAACTAACTTAGACTCGATCTTCATAAGTTTATATAAAAAGCACATAGAATAAGTATGTTGACTAGTAGCTAGCTTACTATTTACTATAATTAACTGTCAAGCAGCAGGAATTTTACTTCTGACCAGGTAAAATATTATACTCATTACAGAATGAAATAGACAGTGGATATAACTAAGACAGACTCGATCTTCAAATAAAACGCACAATAGAATAAGTATGTTAACTAGCAGCTACCTTCGCTACAATAATCAACTGTGAAGAAGCAGGAATTTTGCGTCTGACCATATAAGCTATTACACTCCTATAGACGACTCGAAATTAAGAGAAGCTTAGAAGTTCTTACCTGGATTTCCTGCTGGAATTCAATCATCTTGGCAGGTTTTCCTTTGTCGTCGGACCACCAATTTGAGCTTTTTCCCCAATCACTGCATATCGGCTTTGATTTGTAGCCAACTATGAAGATGGATATATGAGAATAGGAACACCCTGGAACAAGCGACTCCAAATTAGTTGTATTCTGGCTCCACTTCTGATCTGTACCTATACAAAATTTATTAGATACATTTGACCAATTCTGAACCGCCACCAGTGGAAGAGGAAAAGAATGATCATCTGTGCAACAAACTATTTCGTGAATGCTTTGCTTTCTCATCTGTCAAACTAAGCTCACTTAATTGACTTAGGTCGTTGAATGGTAGGCACATCTTCCTAAAATAGAGCTTTAATTAAGTTACTTTAATTTGCAAAAATTTCCCAAAAGAAATAAACTGAACTACATTAGTACTAATTAGGAATCCTTTGGTGTCAAATTATGGCATTATTTAATATTGAATATTGGATCAGACAGATCTTTCGGCGCCAAATTTTGGCATGTGTTCATAATACCCGAGGAAAAGTTCCAGTATCAATTATGAAACAGCCATATATCAAGCAACAATATATTTGCAATCTCAATAGAAACCTTTGCGCACAGATTATGGAAAAATAGTGTGTTAGTATTGCACCTAACGCTGTTTGAGCTCCATCACAGCTTCAAGGTTGTCTAGATGATAAGGTCCAATGCAGTGGCGGAGCTGCAGCTGGGTAATTAAGGTTCTGCCAAAAAATATAGAAACTCCTAAAAGAATTCGAACCAGGGACCTTGCATATGGAAAAAGCTGGGCAAAAACACTGTCAACAGCACATATGAAACTGCTAACGACCAAATGGTAATCAACCTTTAGCtcacttcaaattttttttttccttcccccaCCACCGATGCAAAGGCAAGACTACGGGCATCAGCGTTAACTTTTCGAATTCTGTTTGGATCTCTAAAGATATTCACGCCAACCGACCATTTTCCATGTCGGATGACGGGAGGCTGACATGATATGCTCAATGTTGTACTATCCACTGAACATCTTCTATACCATGAGTTCATCTAATTGAAATTTCTCTTTCCTGTTTAAATTAGGAAATaatttttatatgaaatatacGTGAATGTCTAGTCCAGACTGAGAGTGTGGGTTTTGGCTGAATTTCACTCTTAACTTtgtttcatattattgttttccCTGACAAGCCTTTTGTGGTGAAACACTGACATGAAGAAAACCCGATCACCACAATTTCAATAGAGCTTCCTAAGCAAGAGCAGAAATCAATTGAATATAATATCAAGACTAAACATTTTCAtataagaaaaaggaaaaatgacaaaATCAAAAAGGGCATTTTTAAAAACGTTAATGACgaaaaactcaaaaagaaaagaagagccAAGTTCATGAACTTGCCTAATGATCAACTTCTGCTCTTGATTCACTCATCTCAGCAGATCTTTTGTCCTCCTACGACAAGCAATCTTAAGCGACTGAGTAGGACTATTATCTACTCTGATAATACTTCCAATTGAAAATGGaaggaaaaaaccaaaaaaaaacccTCTTGGGCCGTTCTTTCTCATTTGTTTGTATCTGCAGACTAGTTCTGAACCACCCCCAGCCACTCGGGTCTCAGGGAAGGAAGAAATTAACGAATCGATTGCTCACTTATTCGACTCCTCTCGCTTTGTAGTCTGTAGTGTATAGCGTTCGGCCGTTTGGGGCATATACAAGCGTCCCGATATTATCTCTGGGTTTGGGCccaaaaagcaaaaaacaaaGATATTAcctgggaaagaaaaaaaattgagctgCAGGCCCGAATAGGAAATCAAAATGAGATTAGCCCATTTAGAATTCCTTTCCTCTTAGATCATTGGTACAATGAATTTTCTCATCAAATTGACTCTCGATGTAACGTATCCCCGCCAATGGATTTTAGACGGGAATTCCATAAATATACTCAAAGAAAGCAGAAACTCCTAAAAACTCTAGAAAATTACATACCTATCGCGGATAGGAAAGCCCTTCCAACCTTAGAAACTTAGGTTCTTATACGTCAATGAACAAAATATCATTTATTCGACATTTGTTTTGCCTACCTACCCATAGTGAATATGCGTGGTCGATCCTGTGTTGATGTCAATCAAAGTATTTATTGTTCGATGAATTTCTAACCTTAGGGGCAGAGGTCATGTATGTCAATGAACCACAATATCATTTATTCGACATTTGTTTTGCTACCTACCCATCACGAGTTTGCGTGGCCGATCTTGCATTGATTACATATCCATCGCAGGTAGGGATACCCTTCTAACCGTACGTATGGACTTAGGTTCTTGCACGTCAACGAACACTATCATTTATTCAACACTTCTTTTGCTACCTAAACGTCGTGAGTATGGGTGGTTGATCCTACGTTGATGTCAATTAAAGTATTTGTTCTTCAATCAATTTCAATAGCTTAAAGTATTTGTTCTTCAATCAATTTCAGTAGCTTAGGTCATACATGTCGATGAATCACAATAGACAATATCATTTGCTACCTATATCCATTATGGATAGGGGTCGTGGCTACAAACCCATCACATGTAGGTATATGTCCTTCTAACCTACCTTTAGACTCATGCACGTCGATGAATTACGGTATCAAATGCACATCCATGAATCACAATATCATTTCAATTGCAAGAAATTAGGACCTAATCATCGAGAGTATAAAAGACTCGACAATTAAAAGTTTGATGTAATTTGTTAAAAGTATGACAGTAAACGAGTCAATTTTTATAGGTttacttcaaagttcaaacttgaAAGAGGAGAGCAGCAGGTGATATTCGGGGAATCCACGTGCAACCCATGTGGAAGTGAAGCGGGTCCACGATCCATTCTCTCACTCTCTAAAACTCTCAAATGGAAGGAATCTAAGGTCAAAGGGAGGCATTAAAACAAGTCCACATACACCCCTTGAGATAAAGCCACGTTACAAGACCCATACCTTGCCATTTTATAACCCACTTTGGAAACATGCCAAGTAATAATGACACTGAGGAGAGCCAAACCAAGCCCAACAACAAAATCTTAACAATATCCACCACAAAAGCTGGAActtcatatttatatatatatataaaaaagacaatacctaaaaacatatatatttcatttaattaattaaactatGCTGTGATAGGAAAAGAAATCATCAACACAACTCAACACACTATTCAAAAactaattttaaaaaattgaaaaataaataaaaaagagaaaaatccaaCACACATCACATGTAGGGGGGCAAATATTACTATTTCCCCATGTATGGTACAAAATATGAAGAGGAATCAGATCTGCTAGAGGATTTGATAGCTGAGAATCATCTTCAAGCTTTTGGGGTGATGGAACTTTTAGTTATGTGGGGCTGGTGCTACTACTGGCTTTGGAGGCTTGCATTGATAGCACTTTGCAAACAGCCCAAATGTGTCCACTTGCCTCACAAAGTTGGTCATGCTAGCCCATCCACCGAACCCGAACCCGATTACCAGAACCCACACAACTATGAAGGAGTTGATCACAAACATGGCTGTCCAACTTGGTAAAAAGAATGGTGGCTTCTCCGCAGCATTCTGCAATATACAGTAAAAACAAATTACTTAACATTACTATGTTTTGATTCAACAAAAAGTAACTTTAGATTCAACCTAAAGTAACTCAAATGACATTTGGTTTCAGAGTTTCAAGACACCGGATCACTATAAAACTTTTGTTCGGTATAAGCATGCCCAATTTAGAGAGAGTCAAATCAAAACAGCTCATCTTTAACACTTCCCACCTGTAGTGTATAACTAAACGAAAGGGACTGGCCACCTATCTCAATTCTTCTCGTAACATTTCCAAATCAAAGCCATAAATGTTCTTTGTACATTTGCTGctcccattctctctctctctctccctctctggACTCAACTCTGGTCTGTGGGAATCCCCATCAAACCCAGGTTCCACTCACCACAATGACCCAGACACCCCCACCAAATCAAGATAATTACACCTTGCCACTTGACAAACAGTATACTGCATAATTGTGCAGGAGCATACAGTAAGTTAGTTTGGAGATGGATATATTTACCTGTCTGGCAGATGCTTTTCTGTATGTGAGCATATGAGCCAAAGATGGGATGATGTAGACTGTGAAACTAACCAAGAGAGCCCCAACCGCAGAGTTAATCGGTCCGAAAAACGGAAAGATAATAGCCAAGAACCAAATTGGAATCACAACTGGAAGCCTAGCCAGTGCCCTCAAGCAAATGCTTCTTGTGTCATGCATACCGATCACCTTCTCCCACACAAAGTACAATGGTGTGCAAGCAAACCCAAAAGTAATAAACTGTAACAGTTTCACCCAAAAATTACAGTGTCAGTTACTGTAAAAAGTAAACACAATGTCTGCTCAGGGTAAAAAAATGAATAGGTGAATAAGGACCTGGTGAATGAGCATGAGGATAACAGCAGCGTCACGCCACGCATTCttggggaggagagagaaggcgTTGGAATGGTTGAGAAGCTCATCGCCGAAGGCCCAGTAAACGACCGAAGCCGAAGGAATTGTCAATGTGAAAACATAGAGTGTGGCAAACAAGTAAATGTACTTGAATTTTTGTGGCTTCCACATGGCATGCATGATTTCCCTGCAAAAATATTTTGCACACTTCactgatcagaaactcagagtCCTTTCACATGAATAATTTAGTACCAATTGTATCTATTTCAAGGTCAACAAGAACATGGGGAGACATTTTATAATCAAGAAATTGACCAGGAACACCCTATATGCCACATCTTTATATTAGATCTGTAGCTTAGAACTGTAGCTGATATGTGAACTGAATAATTAAGTCTCTAGCTTAAAACAAAGACAATGAAAGTCTCTatcatatagaaattataatatGCCATCGTCTAAGACAAATTGAATGAGACTGCATAATGGTTAAAAGCCTGAAACACAGAACATGCAttcttttggtaaaaaaaaaaaaactaggaccATTTTACTGAAATTCTAATGGGCTTGTGGGGAGGTTAACTGTTGCTTTCCAAGACCAAACAAAAGTGGATAGGATTATCTTGTCTGGGTCTCGAAAATCAAGACGCCGGCAAAAGCTGCACGCAGAAGCCATGTAGAAGGCAGTGAAATTATAATAGtggaaggggaaaaagagaaaGGCTTACACTGTAACAGCATGGCCACCAAAGGTGTATAGTATGTTGGTGGCGCCGGTGAAATACAGTACCATCTTGTGGGGAGCCGAGTGTGTAACACCTTCAACCTGCAAAGGGCAATCATTCTCAGTTTTTCACCCCATAAAAGTTTACTTCTTACCCtaaagtgaaaaataaagtATCTTATTTGAAAAAGGTAACAACAGTGGATTAGTGGGTTTTTACCTGTCCATGAACAGCAGCTGCTATGGTCATGTACCAGGCTGTGTAAGTGGTCATTCCAAGTCCAAGGAAAGACCAAATCCGATAGTTATGGAAAGAAGGTATGAACACTGTAGTGGCACAGCAAGCTCCAAAGATATATGTCCAAGTCCTCTTGTCCAAATTGTCATTGATGTAATATATGTTGCTGATGAACGAAACACGGACAGTTAAAATCCAGAAAACAGAGATGAAATATACCTCGTCAGATAGTAAAAATGGAAACAGGATTTACCTTGCACAAGCAATGAGCTGAATGACAGATCCAAATAGGAGGAAAGTACAGTTGAAGGCAAGCCCCACTGCTTTCCAGTAAGGACCAAGTAACCCATCAAGCACTTCAAACCACTGGAACCAAAAACAGTGTCTGCTTTTAGTGGAGATCGATTTAAAAGGAATTTGGAGCACTGTAACTTCAGATATATTTTGCTTTAAAGATTAGCCAATATCGTGGTGTTGGTGGTCCTCATAAGAAGCACAGTATCACTGACCTGGATAACATGGTTCTTGAAATTAAcattctccttctccttcctgCTCCGGTACTCAATATAGAGCACACTGATTAGATAAGCCGTCCAGCTTCCGACGATCCCGTAGAACAGCTGAAGCAAGATACCGGATAAAAGTCCGAGCTGAGAGAATGAGTATGGAAGTGTCAATAGTACTTGCGCCACCTGCAAAAACCACAAAACGAATTAGaccaaaatcaagaaaacaCCGAAACTGTATCTTAGGTGGATTGGTTTTTAGCAAGTAGTACTTGATTGGAAGCACAGCTGAACCAGGCGTCCCAAGCAGAGCCACCATGCCAGAGAAAGTTCTTGACACTAAACAATGAGGCGTTTTCTCCATCTTTATTCTCTTCTGCTCCCAATTCCTTTCCTTCATGATCTGCTCCCTCGCTAAAGTTGGAGACTATTGCCTCCTCTGCTTGCTTCTGAGGCAACATTGTGGTAACGACTAAATCCTGGTAGATCTGAAACACATAAAAGGACAGTAAATGAGACAAAAGCTAGTATATATAAAATCAAATTAACGAAGCCGGCAGCCCCAGAAAACGAAAGCCAATAAGACCCCAGATCCAAAAAACCCAGAGAAAATTCCTTCCGGAACtaaaaaaagattgaaacttccACAGAAACCCACAAAGACTAAAAACAAAGACTAACATGGTTTTCGGGAACTAACCGACTAAAGAGTACAAACCAAACTCAACACCATCTTAAACTACCATACCTTGCTTGAAATGTCACTTTCTCTCCCTCCCCGGGCTCTTGACTTTGATGTATCAGCTTTTTCCTTTGCTTTCAGattgataaaaattaaaaagcagTATACGGATTGGAAAGTGTTGTTGCTGGGTGTTGGAATCCTCCGTTCGAAGAAGTGCCAGTGAGAGTGTTCTTAAATGCAGCGTTGAAAGCTTTTAATAATTTCAAAAGCGCTTCTGCCAAAAGCAGGCTCTGCCAAAACCTTAAATGCGCCACCAATTTGCTCAGAGCCGAACCAGAAGGCGGCGAAAGGCCCAGAAAAGCAGGaaaaggagagaagaaaaatCTCTGAGTGGTGCTTCTTCAAAGGTGGGTGGTGGCAGAGCTTGAAGAAAAGAGCCTTTTCGCTCTTATTCTAGtaaatgcaatatatatatatataaataaattaaacaaaacaaagcaaCGAATTGCTAGCTCGATAGGTAGCTTGTGCTTTCGCTTTTCTCTTTGAGATGTGAGTGAATGAAGAAAAGGGTGAAAGAGACGAAGCCCTTCGTCGTCCCCAATTCCCTCTGTACTCCAACAAAAAGGATTCGATTCTTGGGTGACAGAGAGTTTAGAGATCAAGGCGAGTGGGACGTTGTTTATGATCAGTGAGGAAGGACTAAGGACTCAATTAAACAATGCATCTTCCCTTTTATAGCCCGGAGAACCGCTTCAACGGCTAAGACTACTTTTTTGTTCAAAAACAcaataattaataaaagaaaattcagCTAAGCATATAGTTATTTCTTAATTCAttggaaaaataataataataatacgcATTTTCAATATTCCGCCAGTGTATTTACTAGGTAAGTCAATTATGTTCGTATAAGAACAAAATTGACACTATTCACCAATGAAATTAATTATCTGCTCGATTATTAtcaaattaattatttattttgtagagtTTTGCATGATATTATAAAATGGAAAGTTTTACTATACACACATGTATAATATACATGCGGAATTTGACGATGTGTAACTCATAAGTAATCTTTTTATTGTCTGCTTAAGACTTTCATGCCGTCAAATATGTATGTCATACATATATAATGTGTGTATAGTAcaaattttattataaaattaTGAGAACGAACCTTTCACTTTCCTGAAAATGTCATTTTGTGAAAGAGCAAAAGAcaaccaatcataaaattcACTTGTTTATTCGTGCTTGCTTACTTTCCTACTCTACGTATCAAAATGACTGCAGTCTTAATTTCAGTTTCCCATATTTACAAGTACAAATACATTAAATATTTAATGATGGGCCCAAATATCAATCAATAATTCAATTTCCCAATTAATCCCATCAGCAATTAAAATCTGGGTTCCCTTGCTTTAATTTTCTAGATTTAACTCGTTCGAGGCTCTTCAACCAAGAAAAGTACCCCAAAAACCAGTCTCAATCTTCATCGAAGGGTTTAAAGACTGTGTGTAAAGATACTATAAAGATTaggaattattattattttggtaTTAGTTTAACTGGGCCGCCCATTCTATCCAACCGGTGTAAAACCGGAGCCCCATTTATGACTTTGCTTCTTTCTTACGAAGCCTGCTGTATCTTTATGGCCAAGTTGGCTCGGCTCGAGCCATGATGGCCCGGTCGGCTTCCGGCACGCTTTTAAAGAAAACACGCGCGCATGAGCCCCAACCCCACTTCCCGCCGGCTCATGATAGAACAAAACACTGCCCTCTTTTTTATCGGACGGCTCCGAGCGGCCCACTATATAACACACATCATCACCATTAGTTTTCAAGATGATTCAACTTTATTTGATTTCATGATGAAAATAGTGGTGTGAATATGTAATGATATGGGCATACTCCTGTATGGAATTTTGTTATAATTGAGGAAGCTTTATTCCTTGTTTGTGAAATCAGCTAGTTTGGTCAAAAGATTGTGATTATGAGTTTTCTATCACGTCATTTGATGTATTATGTTACAAGAATCTgatgtaaaatatgtaaaaaaaaattcttttaaatagtacaattttttttaaagtgatGTAAAGTATATAGTAAGGGCAAAGTCTGGCAGCAAGATCATTTGTTTGTCATCAAGCGTATCCAAATCAATATCATTCGTGTTGATCCTACATGCAAACACTACCGATAGTCGTTTTGACATTTCATTGTGAACAGTTATTTTGCAATGATGCTTAAGCatgttttgcatttgatttcaTTGTTCCAACCAACATTAGAGAGATCATTCAGGTTAGCCGGTTAAGATTGTTTTAAGTCTCATTCCACATCGATGCATGAGATAGTTAAGATAGTCAAGAAAACACACATAATAGTAAATGCTCATGCAATAAGACATATATGCCAATACCATGAATATTGCAAATCAATTTGTTTAAACTTATTATTTCTTTTGTATAATGTTTTGCAACGTTTGTGTAGTCTAAGTTTCACAAATTCAAGTTCTCGAATTATActtcgataaaaaaaaattaaaaaaaaagttctcaAATTATACGTCAACTTGAAGAAGACTAAATAACTCAATCTTATCATAGCTCAAATCACACCTTAACATAATTCtcaataaaaaattgaaaaatattaaACCCTCCCCGAGT
Above is a genomic segment from Rosa chinensis cultivar Old Blush chromosome 3, RchiOBHm-V2, whole genome shotgun sequence containing:
- the LOC112193093 gene encoding auxin transporter-like protein 2 encodes the protein MLPQKQAEEAIVSNFSEGADHEGKELGAEENKDGENASLFSVKNFLWHGGSAWDAWFSCASNQVAQVLLTLPYSFSQLGLLSGILLQLFYGIVGSWTAYLISVLYIEYRSRKEKENVNFKNHVIQWFEVLDGLLGPYWKAVGLAFNCTFLLFGSVIQLIACASNIYYINDNLDKRTWTYIFGACCATTVFIPSFHNYRIWSFLGLGMTTYTAWYMTIAAAVHGQVEGVTHSAPHKMVLYFTGATNILYTFGGHAVTVEIMHAMWKPQKFKYIYLFATLYVFTLTIPSASVVYWAFGDELLNHSNAFSLLPKNAWRDAAVILMLIHQFITFGFACTPLYFVWEKVIGMHDTRSICLRALARLPVVIPIWFLAIIFPFFGPINSAVGALLVSFTVYIIPSLAHMLTYRKASARQNAAEKPPFFLPSWTAMFVINSFIVVWVLVIGFGFGGWASMTNFVRQVDTFGLFAKCYQCKPPKPVVAPAPHN